A window of the Equus przewalskii isolate Varuska chromosome 10, EquPr2, whole genome shotgun sequence genome harbors these coding sequences:
- the TMEM101 gene encoding transmembrane protein 101 isoform X1 translates to MASKTGSRRWMLQLIMQLGSVLLTRCPFWGCFSQLMLYAERAEARRKPDIPVPYLYFDMGAAVLCASFMSFGVKRRWFALGAALQLAISTYAAYVGGYVHYGDWLKVRMYSRTVAIIGGFLVLASGAGELYRRKPRSRSLQSTGQVFLGIYLICVAYSLQHSKEDRLAYLNHLPGGELMIQLFFVLYGVLALAFLSGYYVTLAAQILAVLLPPVMLLIDGNVTYWHNTRRVEFWNQMKLLGESVGIFGAAVILATDG, encoded by the exons ATGGCGTCGAAGACGGGTTCGCGACGGTGGATGCTGCAGCTGATCATGCAGTTGGGTTCGGTGTTGCTCACACGCTGTCCCTTCTGGGGCTGCTTCAGCCAGCTCATGCTGTATGCTGAGAGGGCCGAGGCGCGCCG GAAGCCCGACATCCCAGTGCCCTACCTGTACTTCGATATGGGGGCGGCCGTGCTGTGCGCTAGCTTCATGTCGTTTGGAGTGAAGCGGCGCTGGTTCGCGCTGGGGGCCGCACTCCAACTGGCCATTAGCACCTACGCCGCCTACGTCGGGGGCTACGTCCACTACGGGGACTGGCTGAAG GTCCGTATGTACTCGCGCACAGTTGCCATCATCGGCGGCTTTCTTGTGCTGGCCAGCGGTGCTGGGGAGCTGTACCGTCGGAAACCCCGCAGCCGTTCTCTCCAGTCCACCGGCCAGGTGTTCCTGGGCATCTACCTCATCTGTGTG GCCTACTCACTGCAGCACAGCAAGGAGGACCGGCTGGCGTATCTGAACCATCTTCCAGGAGGGGAGCTGATGATCCAGCTGTTTTTCGTGCTGTATGGCGTCCTGGCCCTGGCCTTCCTGTCAGGCTACTATGTGACCTTGGCTGCCCAGATCCTGGCCGTACTGCTGCCCCCGGTCATGCTGCTTATTGATGGCAATGTTACCTACTGGCACAACACGCGGCGTGTTGAGTTCTGGAACCAGATGAAGCTCCTTGGAGAGAGTGTGGGCATCTTCGGAGCTGCAGTCATCCTGGCCACTGATGGCTGA
- the TMEM101 gene encoding transmembrane protein 101 isoform X3: MASKTGSRRWMLQLIMQLGSVLLTRCPFWGCFSQLMLYAERAEARRKPDIPVPYLYFDMGAAVLCASFMSFGVKRRWFALGAALQLAISTYAAYVGGYVHYGDWLKVRMYSRTVAIIGGFLVLASGAGELYRRKPRSRSLQSTGQVFLGIYLICVTGSSGCWRVLEGGVSPGLLTAAQQGGPAGVSEPSSRRGADDPAVFRAVWRPGPGLPVRLLCDLGCPDPGRTAAPGHAAY, from the exons ATGGCGTCGAAGACGGGTTCGCGACGGTGGATGCTGCAGCTGATCATGCAGTTGGGTTCGGTGTTGCTCACACGCTGTCCCTTCTGGGGCTGCTTCAGCCAGCTCATGCTGTATGCTGAGAGGGCCGAGGCGCGCCG GAAGCCCGACATCCCAGTGCCCTACCTGTACTTCGATATGGGGGCGGCCGTGCTGTGCGCTAGCTTCATGTCGTTTGGAGTGAAGCGGCGCTGGTTCGCGCTGGGGGCCGCACTCCAACTGGCCATTAGCACCTACGCCGCCTACGTCGGGGGCTACGTCCACTACGGGGACTGGCTGAAG GTCCGTATGTACTCGCGCACAGTTGCCATCATCGGCGGCTTTCTTGTGCTGGCCAGCGGTGCTGGGGAGCTGTACCGTCGGAAACCCCGCAGCCGTTCTCTCCAGTCCACCGGCCAGGTGTTCCTGGGCATCTACCTCATCTGTGTG ACAGGCTCCTCAGGCTGCTGGAGAGTCTTAGAGGGTGGTGTGTCTCCAGGCCTACTCACTGCAGCACAGCAAGGAGGACCGGCTGGCGTATCTGAACCATCTTCCAGGAGGGGAGCTGATGATCCAGCTGTTTTTCGTGCTGTATGGCGTCCTGGCCCTGGCCTTCCTGTCAGGCTACTATGTGACCTTGGCTGCCCAGATCCTGGCCGTACTGCTGCCCCCGGTCATGCTGCTTATTGA
- the TMEM101 gene encoding transmembrane protein 101 isoform X2 yields the protein MLRGPRRAGERAHAAAERGGGDTACPRNGGALRKPDIPVPYLYFDMGAAVLCASFMSFGVKRRWFALGAALQLAISTYAAYVGGYVHYGDWLKVRMYSRTVAIIGGFLVLASGAGELYRRKPRSRSLQSTGQVFLGIYLICVAYSLQHSKEDRLAYLNHLPGGELMIQLFFVLYGVLALAFLSGYYVTLAAQILAVLLPPVMLLIDGNVTYWHNTRRVEFWNQMKLLGESVGIFGAAVILATDG from the exons ATGCTGAGAGGGCCGAGGCGCGCCGGTGAGCGGGCCCACGCGGCCGCCGAACGCGGTGGGGGTGATACGGCTTGTCCCAGGAACGGGGGTGCTTTGAG GAAGCCCGACATCCCAGTGCCCTACCTGTACTTCGATATGGGGGCGGCCGTGCTGTGCGCTAGCTTCATGTCGTTTGGAGTGAAGCGGCGCTGGTTCGCGCTGGGGGCCGCACTCCAACTGGCCATTAGCACCTACGCCGCCTACGTCGGGGGCTACGTCCACTACGGGGACTGGCTGAAG GTCCGTATGTACTCGCGCACAGTTGCCATCATCGGCGGCTTTCTTGTGCTGGCCAGCGGTGCTGGGGAGCTGTACCGTCGGAAACCCCGCAGCCGTTCTCTCCAGTCCACCGGCCAGGTGTTCCTGGGCATCTACCTCATCTGTGTG GCCTACTCACTGCAGCACAGCAAGGAGGACCGGCTGGCGTATCTGAACCATCTTCCAGGAGGGGAGCTGATGATCCAGCTGTTTTTCGTGCTGTATGGCGTCCTGGCCCTGGCCTTCCTGTCAGGCTACTATGTGACCTTGGCTGCCCAGATCCTGGCCGTACTGCTGCCCCCGGTCATGCTGCTTATTGATGGCAATGTTACCTACTGGCACAACACGCGGCGTGTTGAGTTCTGGAACCAGATGAAGCTCCTTGGAGAGAGTGTGGGCATCTTCGGAGCTGCAGTCATCCTGGCCACTGATGGCTGA
- the TMEM101 gene encoding transmembrane protein 101 isoform X4, whose protein sequence is MLRGPRRAGERAHAAAERGGGDTACPRNGGALRKPDIPVPYLYFDMGAAVLCASFMSFGVKRRWFALGAALQLAISTYAAYVGGYVHYGDWLKVRMYSRTVAIIGGFLVLASGAGELYRRKPRSRSLQSTGQVFLGIYLICVTGSSGCWRVLEGGVSPGLLTAAQQGGPAGVSEPSSRRGADDPAVFRAVWRPGPGLPVRLLCDLGCPDPGRTAAPGHAAY, encoded by the exons ATGCTGAGAGGGCCGAGGCGCGCCGGTGAGCGGGCCCACGCGGCCGCCGAACGCGGTGGGGGTGATACGGCTTGTCCCAGGAACGGGGGTGCTTTGAG GAAGCCCGACATCCCAGTGCCCTACCTGTACTTCGATATGGGGGCGGCCGTGCTGTGCGCTAGCTTCATGTCGTTTGGAGTGAAGCGGCGCTGGTTCGCGCTGGGGGCCGCACTCCAACTGGCCATTAGCACCTACGCCGCCTACGTCGGGGGCTACGTCCACTACGGGGACTGGCTGAAG GTCCGTATGTACTCGCGCACAGTTGCCATCATCGGCGGCTTTCTTGTGCTGGCCAGCGGTGCTGGGGAGCTGTACCGTCGGAAACCCCGCAGCCGTTCTCTCCAGTCCACCGGCCAGGTGTTCCTGGGCATCTACCTCATCTGTGTG ACAGGCTCCTCAGGCTGCTGGAGAGTCTTAGAGGGTGGTGTGTCTCCAGGCCTACTCACTGCAGCACAGCAAGGAGGACCGGCTGGCGTATCTGAACCATCTTCCAGGAGGGGAGCTGATGATCCAGCTGTTTTTCGTGCTGTATGGCGTCCTGGCCCTGGCCTTCCTGTCAGGCTACTATGTGACCTTGGCTGCCCAGATCCTGGCCGTACTGCTGCCCCCGGTCATGCTGCTTATTGA
- the NAGS gene encoding N-acetylglutamate synthase, mitochondrial isoform X2 has product MAKAQLAWALRVAAGGRLRGPRGTGGARRLSGSARRRAARSASPGRWLSTAWAPAQSSREETEGAEDDAHSPATEEPPWTPPPTPPEPPGPAAGRSLVQRDIQTFLNQCGASLGEARHWLTQFQTCHPFAKPFAVVEVDDEVIKCRRAVPSLAFALAFLQRMDMKPLVVLGLPAPTAPSGCLSFWEAKAQLSQSCKVLVDALRHNAATAVPFFGGGSVLGAAEPAPHASYGGVVSVETDLLQWCLESGSIPILCPIGETAARRSVLLDSLEVTAALAKALQPTKIIFLNNTGGLRDSSHKVLSNVNLPADLDLVTNAEWVSAKERQQMRLIVDVLSRLPHHSSAVITAAATLLTELFSNKGSGTLFKNAERMLRVRSLDSLDQGRLVNLVNASFGKKLRDDYLASLRPRLHSVYVSEGYNAAAILTTEPVLGGTQYLDKFVVSSSRQGQGSGQMLWECLRRDQQRLFWRSRVTNPINPWYFKHSDGSFSNKQWIFFWFGLADIRDSYELVNHAKGLPDSFCKPASDPGS; this is encoded by the exons ATGGCGAAGGCGCAGCTGGCCTGGGCCCTACGGGTGGCTGCAGGTGGGAGGCTGCGCGGGCCCCGAGGCACTGGGGGCGCCCGGAGGCTGAGCGGCAGCGCGCGGCGGCGGGCGGCCAGGAGCGCCAGCCCGGGGCGCTGGCTCAGCACGGCCTGGGCGCCGGCCCAGTCCTCCCGAGAGGAGACCGAGGGCGCCGAGGACGACGCCCATTCGCCTGCAACGGAGGAGCCACCGTGGACACCGCCCCCCACGCCCCCCGAACCTCCCGGGCCCGCGGCCGGCCGCTCGCTGGTGCAACGGGACATCCAGACTTTCCTGAACCAGtgcggggccagcctgggggaggCGCGCCACTGGCTCACGCAGTTCCAGACCTGCCACCCCTTCGCTAAGCCCTTCGCCGTCGTCGAG GTGGACGACGAGGTAATCAAGTGCCGGCGGGCCGTACCCAGCCTGGCCTTCGCCCTGGCCTTCCTGCAACGCATGGACATGAAGCCGCTGGTGGTCCTGGGGCTGCCTGCTCCCACGGCGCCCTCAGGCTGTCTTTCCTTCTGGGAGGCCAAGGCACAGCTTTCCCAGAGCTGCAAGGTGCTGGTGGACGCACTGCGGCACAACGCCGCCACGGCCGTGCCTTTTTTTGGCGGCGGGTCGGTGCTGGGCGCCGCTGAGCCGGCCCCTCATGCCAG TTATGGTGGCGTAGTCTCCGTGGAGACGGACCTGCTACAGTGGTGCCTGGAGTCGGGCAGCATCCCCATCCTGTGCCCCATCGGGGAGACAGCTGCGCGCCGCTCCGTGCTCCTCGACTCGCTGGAGGTGACCGCGGCGCTGGCCAAGGCGCTGCAGCCCACCAAAATCATCTTCCTCAATAACACAGGGGGCCTGCGCGACAGCAGTCACAAG GTCCTGAGTAACGTGAACTTGCCCGCCGATCTGGACCTGGTGACCAACGCCGAGTGGGTGAGCGCCAAAGAACGGCAGCAGATGCGGCTCATCGTGGACGTGCTCAGCCGCCTGCCCCACCACTCTTCGGCCGTCATCACCGCCGCCGCCACTCTGCTCACCGAACTCTTCAGCAATAAGG GGTCCGGGACCCTGTTCAAGAACGCCGAGCGGATGCTGCGAGTGCGCAGCCTGGACAGCCTGGACCAAGGCCGCCTAGTGAACCTGGTCAACGCCAGCTTCGGCAAGAAGCTCCGGGACGACTACTTGGCCTCGCTGCGCCCACGGCTGCACTCTGTCTACGTCTCTGAGGG GTACAATGCCGCCGCCATTCTGACCACGGAGCCCGTACTGGGAGGCACCCAGTATCTAGACAAGTTTGTGGTGAGCTCCAGCCGCCAGGGCCAAGGCTCCGGCCAGATGTTGTGGGAGTGCCTGCGGCGGGACCAGCAGAGGCTTTTCTGGCGCTCGCGGGTCACCAACCCCATCAATCCCTG GTACTTCAAACACAGCGATGGCAGCTTCTCCAACAAGCAGTGGATCTTCTTCTGGTTTGGCCTGGCTGATATCCGGGACTCTTATGAGCTGGTCAACCATGCCAAGGGGCTGCCAGACTCCTTCTGCAAGCCAGCTTCTGACCCAGGCAGCTGA
- the NAGS gene encoding N-acetylglutamate synthase, mitochondrial isoform X1, with amino-acid sequence MAKAQLAWALRVAAGGRLRGPRGTGGARRLSGSARRRAARSASPGRWLSTAWAPAQSSREETEGAEDDAHSPATEEPPWTPPPTPPEPPGPAAGRSLVQRDIQTFLNQCGASLGEARHWLTQFQTCHPFAKPFAVVEVDDEVIKCRRAVPSLAFALAFLQRMDMKPLVVLGLPAPTAPSGCLSFWEAKAQLSQSCKVLVDALRHNAATAVPFFGGGSVLGAAEPAPHASYGGVVSVETDLLQWCLESGSIPILCPIGETAARRSVLLDSLEVTAALAKALQPTKIIFLNNTGGLRDSSHKVLSNVNLPADLDLVTNAEWVSAKERQQMRLIVDVLSRLPHHSSAVITAAATLLTELFSNKGSGTLFKNAERMLRVRSLDSLDQGRLVNLVNASFGKKLRDDYLASLRPRLHSVYVSEGYNAAAILTTEPVLGGTQYLDKFVVSSSRQGQGSGQMLWECLRRDQQRLFWRSRVTNPINPWRTLPPLIPSATIPHPLPACSVGTKRWTRTTPLTAWSRQCGESKKSPHSNLPSCVTLASYLTSLSLSCFSMKRAYHQQALGCCCEDKIR; translated from the exons ATGGCGAAGGCGCAGCTGGCCTGGGCCCTACGGGTGGCTGCAGGTGGGAGGCTGCGCGGGCCCCGAGGCACTGGGGGCGCCCGGAGGCTGAGCGGCAGCGCGCGGCGGCGGGCGGCCAGGAGCGCCAGCCCGGGGCGCTGGCTCAGCACGGCCTGGGCGCCGGCCCAGTCCTCCCGAGAGGAGACCGAGGGCGCCGAGGACGACGCCCATTCGCCTGCAACGGAGGAGCCACCGTGGACACCGCCCCCCACGCCCCCCGAACCTCCCGGGCCCGCGGCCGGCCGCTCGCTGGTGCAACGGGACATCCAGACTTTCCTGAACCAGtgcggggccagcctgggggaggCGCGCCACTGGCTCACGCAGTTCCAGACCTGCCACCCCTTCGCTAAGCCCTTCGCCGTCGTCGAG GTGGACGACGAGGTAATCAAGTGCCGGCGGGCCGTACCCAGCCTGGCCTTCGCCCTGGCCTTCCTGCAACGCATGGACATGAAGCCGCTGGTGGTCCTGGGGCTGCCTGCTCCCACGGCGCCCTCAGGCTGTCTTTCCTTCTGGGAGGCCAAGGCACAGCTTTCCCAGAGCTGCAAGGTGCTGGTGGACGCACTGCGGCACAACGCCGCCACGGCCGTGCCTTTTTTTGGCGGCGGGTCGGTGCTGGGCGCCGCTGAGCCGGCCCCTCATGCCAG TTATGGTGGCGTAGTCTCCGTGGAGACGGACCTGCTACAGTGGTGCCTGGAGTCGGGCAGCATCCCCATCCTGTGCCCCATCGGGGAGACAGCTGCGCGCCGCTCCGTGCTCCTCGACTCGCTGGAGGTGACCGCGGCGCTGGCCAAGGCGCTGCAGCCCACCAAAATCATCTTCCTCAATAACACAGGGGGCCTGCGCGACAGCAGTCACAAG GTCCTGAGTAACGTGAACTTGCCCGCCGATCTGGACCTGGTGACCAACGCCGAGTGGGTGAGCGCCAAAGAACGGCAGCAGATGCGGCTCATCGTGGACGTGCTCAGCCGCCTGCCCCACCACTCTTCGGCCGTCATCACCGCCGCCGCCACTCTGCTCACCGAACTCTTCAGCAATAAGG GGTCCGGGACCCTGTTCAAGAACGCCGAGCGGATGCTGCGAGTGCGCAGCCTGGACAGCCTGGACCAAGGCCGCCTAGTGAACCTGGTCAACGCCAGCTTCGGCAAGAAGCTCCGGGACGACTACTTGGCCTCGCTGCGCCCACGGCTGCACTCTGTCTACGTCTCTGAGGG GTACAATGCCGCCGCCATTCTGACCACGGAGCCCGTACTGGGAGGCACCCAGTATCTAGACAAGTTTGTGGTGAGCTCCAGCCGCCAGGGCCAAGGCTCCGGCCAGATGTTGTGGGAGTGCCTGCGGCGGGACCAGCAGAGGCTTTTCTGGCGCTCGCGGGTCACCAACCCCATCAATCCCTG GAGAACGCTCCCTCCTCTCATTCCTTCTGCAACTATCCCTCATCCCCTACCAGCCTGCTCTGTGGGCACCAAGAGGTGGACAAGAACCACTCCCCTGACTGCTTGGTCAAGGCAGTGTGGAGAGAGCAAGAAAAGTCCTCACTCTaaccttcctagctgtgtgactctggcaagttacctaacttctctgagccttagctgCTTCTCGATGAAAAGAGCATACCACCAGCAGGCTCTTGGCTGCTGCTGTGAGGATAAAATCAGATAA